From the Manis javanica isolate MJ-LG chromosome 11, MJ_LKY, whole genome shotgun sequence genome, one window contains:
- the LOC108407204 gene encoding olfactory receptor 51B2-like, protein MLGSNISAASFLLTGFPGLEAAHHWISIPFFAVYVSVLLGNGTLLYLIKDDHSLHEPMYYFLALLAGTDLMVTLTTMPTVMGVLWMNQREIGYGACFLQAYIIHSLSIVESGVLLAMAYDRFIAIHTPLRYNSILTNSQVMKVGFGVLVRGFVPIVPPILPLCWFPYCHSHVLSHAFCLHQDVMKLACADITFNRVYPVILAALTFFLDALIILFSYVLILKTVGGIASGEERAKALNTCVSHISCVLVFYITAIGLTFIHRFGKHAPRVVHVTMSYVYFLFPPFMNPIIYSIKTQQIQRGIIRLFSEHSRA, encoded by the coding sequence ATGTTAGGGTCCAACATTAGTGCTGCCTCCTTTTTGCTGACTGGCTTCCCAGGTCTAGAAGCAGCACATCACTGGATCTCCATCCCTTTCTTTGCAGTCTACGTCTCTGTGCTTCTTGGCAATGGTACTCTCCTCTACCTTATCAAGGACGACCACAGTCTCCATGAACCCATGTATTATTTCCTTGCCCTGCTGGCAGGCACAGATCTGATGGTGACATTGACTACGATGCCAACTGTAATGGGAGTGTTATGGATGAATCAACGGGAGATAGGCTATGGAGCCTGCTTCCTGCAGGCCTACATTATTCACTCCCTCTCCATTGTGGAATCGGGTGTCTTGCTGGCCATGGCCTATGACCGTTTCATTGCCATCCATACCCCTCTGAGGTACAACTCTATTCTTACCAATTCCCAGGTGATGAAGGTAGGATTTGGGGTACTGGTGAGGGGCTTTGTGCCCATTGTGCCCCCAATTCTGCCACTCTGTTGGTTCCCATATTGCCATTCCCATGTTCTTTCTCATGCTTTTTGCCTCCACCAAGATGTCATGAAACTCGCCTGTGCTGATATTACATTTAATCGTGTTTACCCGGTTATTCTGGCTGCTCTGACTTTCTTCCTGGATGCTCTGATTATCCTCTTTTCTTATGTCCTAATCCTTAAGACAGTTGGGGGTATCGCCTCTGGAGAGGAGCGAGCTAAGGCCCTCAACACTTGTGTCTCCCACATTAGCTGTGTTTTGGTCTTTTACATCACTGCGATTGGCCTGACTTTCATCCACAGGTTTGGGAAACATGCTCCACGTGTGGTCCATGTGACCATGAGCTATGtctactttctctttcctccattcaTGAACCCCATTATATACAGCATCAAGACCCAGCAAATTCAGAGAGGCATCATTCGCCTATTTTCTGAGCACAGTAGGGCTTGA